The sequence TGGTCTTCCAGGTGCAGCAGCTTCTCGCGCTCGCCCTCCATCAGCTTACTGACGGGAATGCCGGTCCAGCGGCTCACCACCGAGGCGATGTCCTCTTCGGTGACTTCGGTGTGGGCAAACTCTGCGCCCTTGAGCTGCTGCTCCAGCGCCTGCACTTCTTTTTCCAGCTTGGGCAGTTCACCGTATTCCAGCTCGGCGGCTTTTTGCAGGTCGTAGTCGCGCCTGGCCCGCTCGATATCGGTGCGGACGGCGTCCAGCGCCTCGCGCTTCTCGCGCAATTTGCCCACTTCGCCGCGCTCGGCTTCCCAGCGGGAGCGGGTTTCGGTCAGCTCGTCGGTCAGGGTCTTCAGTTGGCCTTCAATGTCGCTCAGGCGAGCCACGCTGTCCTGGTCTTTCTCTTTCTTGAGGGCCTCACGCTCAATTTCCAGTTGCAGCTTGCGGCGCTGCAGCTGGTCAATCCGCTCAGGGCTGGATTCCAGCGCCATCCGCAGACGGGCGGCGGACTCGTCAATCAGGTCAATCGCCTTGTCGGGCAGTTGGCGGTCGGTGATGTAGCGATTGGAAAGCTGCGCGGCGGCCACCAGCGCGGGGTCGGTGATTTCCACGTTGTGATGAACCTGATAGCGCTCCTTGATGCCGCGCAGGATGGAGATGGTGTCTTCTACGCTTGGTTCATCTACAAATACAGGCTGAAAGCGGCGCTCCAGCGCGGGGTCTTTCTCGATTTCGCGGTACTCGTCCAGGGTGGTTGCGCCGATGAGGTGCAGCTCGCCGCGTGCCAGCGCAGGCTTGAGCATGTTGCCCGCGTCGGGGCTGCCCTCGGTCTTGCCTGCGCCCACGATGGTGTGGATTTCGTCCACAAACAGGATGATTTCGCCCGCGGACTGCACCACTTCGTCGATCACGCCCTTGAGCCGTTCCTCGAACTCGCCCCGGAACTTGGCCCCAGCCAGCAGGCTGCCCATTTCCAGGCTCACGATGCGCTTGTCCTTGAGGCCGTCGGGCACGTCGCCGCTCACGATCCGCATGGCGAGGCCCTCGGCAATGGCGGTCTTGCCCACGCCGGGTTCGCCAATCAGAACCGGGTTGTTCTTGGTGCGGCGCAGCAGAATCTGCATGGCGCGGCGGATTTCCTCGTCGCGGCCAATCACGGGGTCGAATTTGCCGTCCCTGGCCCGTGCGGTCAGGTCGGTGCCGTATTTGTTGAGCGCGTCAAACTGCGCCTCACTGGATTTGTCGGTCACGATTTTCCCCTTTCTTTGTTCGTTGACGGCGCGGTTCAGGTCCGCCTCGCCGGGCAGGTGGCGGTCATTCATCTCACCGCGCACTGCCAGCAGCAGCACGTCGGCGGCCACAAAGGAATCGCCCAGCTGTTCGGCCAGCGTATCGGCCTTCTGAAAGGCACGCTGAAGCGCATTGTCCATATACAGTTGGCCCGTGCCGCCCTGCACACGGGGCAGTTTGCCCAGCTGCGTGTCCAGGCTGGCCCGCAGCGCAGGCAGGTCGGCCCCTGCCAGCGTCAGGGCGCGGGCCGCCGTGTCGTTGTCGAGCAGGGTCCGCATCAGGTGCGCGGGCGTGAGCGTCTGCTGCCCATTTTGCTGCGCGAGCTGCTGCGCGGCGGCAATGGCCTGGGTCGAGCTTTCGGTAAAGCGTTCAGGATTCAAGGTTCAGACACCTCCAGGGTATGAGGAAAGACGTGGTTCAATCTGGCTTCCATTCTGAAGCTTGAGTCTGGTCATGTCAAGTTTATTGAGGGTTTAAGAAAGTGTGGTAGGTGGTGTTTGGTCCGGGTGGATGAGGTGTGCCTGGCTGGCTTTCGGTTGGCTGTATGTTCCCGCCAGCTGGAAAAAGCGAGGTGCAGAGGATTGGGCATGCTTTATTTCGAAAAGCAGTCCATGTAGTAGAAATGTGGATATTGACACTTTCCGCCAGTTCGGCAAAGTGCCTTTGCTGGTCGGTGATTTTTCCACTGTAAGTGACTTCTACCGCGCCTTGCTTGGTTTGGGGGTGCAGGCCATTTCGCAGAGTGAGCATTTGCTCTTGGCGCACGGGTGGCCAAGTCAAAGTGGATATCCTACCCGTGGTAGCGGCTGTCGTGCTGAGCCCGTCGGGGTTGTCGCTGGACGAGTGCAGCGTGGCGCAGGCCCGGCACTTTTACAGTGATGCGCTGAGGCTTGAGCATGTGGTGGACGCACTGAAGCGTTAGACACGAGGTAGAGGACAGAGGAGACGCCCTGACCCTAACTGACCCCTGGGGCAACCGCTTCAGCTTCCGCTGAGGTCGAGCAGACACTGCCTGCTGCACGGGCCTGCCAATGTCGTTTTTACCCCGACTGATTCTGCAAACCTCAAACTTCTTTCTGGTAGCGGAATACCTCAAAGCCCATGACCTGCTGGCGGTCCACGGCCGTAAAGCCGAACCCGGTGTAGATGGCCTGCAACTTGGGCCGGGTCACGTCGGTATCCAGCCGCAGCCAGCGCCGGTCGGCCTCCCGGGTCAGCTGCTCGGCGCGGGCCAGCAGGGCGCGGTTCAGCTCCTGCCCCTGCGCCAGCGGATGCACCGCCAGCTTGTGCAGGTACAGCGCTTCGCCTGCTGGTTTCTCGGCCCAGAACACCGGGTCGGGGTCCATTAGCACGAAGCAGCCCACCGGTTGCTCCCCCTGCCAGGCAATGTGCCAGCCTTCGGCGGGGTAATCCTGTGCCAGCGCGGCTACGGTCAGGGTTTCGTGGGGCCACAGTTCCGGGTGGCCGCGCTCCAGAACACTGCGGGCGGTGGCCTGGAGCACCAGGGCGGCAGCGGCGGGGTCGCCGGAAGTCCAGCGTAGGGGAGAGGCCAGCGGCGGGGCAGCGAAGCGCTCGGTCATGGCTGTCACTATGCCGCTTCAGCCGGTTGGGGCTTCAAGGTACAGCGACGCGCTCCACGCGTACGCTCAGGCGGGTCAAAATCTCGTATTCGGCCATCTCGCTCCACTGCGCCACTTCCGACACATGCAGTTCGCGTCCGCCTGCGTCTTGGCCCCACAGCGTGACCCAGTCGCCGGTGCTCACATCCAGTCCGGTGGCGTCTACCATCAGCTGGTCCATACACACCCGCCCCAGCACTGGGCGGCGCTCACCGGCCAGCAGCACTTCGGCCTGCCCGGTGGCGCGGCGGGGATAACCGTCGGCGTAGCCGATGGGCAGTGTGGCAATCAGGGTGTCGCGCTGCAAGGTGGTCAGGCCGTTGTAGCTCACGCGTTCACCGGCAGCGGCCGTGTGCAGATAGGTAATGCGGGCCTGCAAGGTCATGGCTGGAGTCAGCTCTGGCGTTCCGGGCGAGGGCATCACGCCGTAACTGCTTAGGCCGGGGCGGGCCAGGTCCATTCCCGGCAGCGGCCCCAGATTCAGGACCGCTGAAGAATTGCCCATGTGGTGCAGGGCCTCCGGAAAGTGCCGCGCCACCTCCTGAAAGGTCCGGAACTGCTGCCGGGACAGGGTCTGGTCCGCCTCCTCCGCCTCGCTGAAGTGTGAAAATACCCCGGCCAGCTGCCCGCGCTCCTGCAAGCGCCGGCCCACGGCCACCGCTTCGGCCGGAGAAGCCCCCAGCCGGTTCATGCCGGTGTTCACCTTCAGGTGGGCACGTGCGCCGGAGGGCAGGGCCGCCGCCTCGGCGTACGTGCTTACCGTCAGTTGGACACCTGCCGCTACCAGTGCCGGCCACTCGTCCGGGAAGGAGGCCCCAAACAGCACCACCGGCTTGGGACAGTTCAGTCCGTGCAGCACGCTGCTCAGTTCCAGCGCCTCGGCCGGAGTCGCCACGGCCATACCCCACACCGCCTCCGACTCGGCCGCTACCGGGGCCACCGCTTCCACGCCGTGTCCGTAGGCGTTCGCTTTCATTGGCCACAGCAGCGGCACCCCGGCTTTCCCGCTTAGGAACTTCAGGTTGCCGCGCAGGGCACGGGCCGAAATCAGGGCCCGTGCCCGGGTAAAGGGAGGCAGGGTGGGGGAAGCGGACTCAGGCGTCGTCACGGGAGGGAACCTTTCAGAACAGAGAACAAAGGGCGTGGACTGCGTGTCCAGGGGGTGAGTCTAGCGCAGCTGCTTTGGAAGCGGTCTGGAATGTTTGGAGGCTGCAGACTGCCGTTTAGAGCAGGGCCACAGCAGACAGCTGGTGGTAGCAGCAAGCGTGCAGACCAGCAGGACAAAGAAAAACCCGCCTTGCGGCGGGCTTCTGTAGTGGTAGTTCCGAGCGGATTTGAACCGCTGACCCCTACCGTGTCAAGGTAGTGCTCTACCCCTGAGCTACGGAACTATATCTGGCTTTCAGACAGGGTAAAAATTGGAGGCGCTGACCGGACTCGAACCGGTGGTGGAGCTTTTGCAGAGCTCTGCCTTACCACTTGGCTACAGCGCCAGATGTGCGGATGGCCTCTGCTCAGGCCAGCGGAAAGAATGGTAGCACGGGTCTGGGGGGTTGTAAAGCTAAGCACATTGGCCCGGGCCGGCGCGCAGAGCTTGCCCGCTATGATGGGCGGCATGACTGAAGGCAAGCAGAGCCAGCAAAAGACCCAGGGCAAGCAGGACCACAAGGCCAAACAGTATGGCGTCACCCCTCAGAGCGAGGACTTCAACGACTGGTACAACGAAGTGGTGCGCAAAGCCGACTTGGCTGACCACTCTCCGGTGGCAGGCGCAATGGTGGTCAAGCCTTACGGCACGGCGCTGTGGGAACGTATTCAGCGCGGCCTGGACGACCGCTTCAAGGCCACCGGGCACCAGAATCTGCTGT is a genomic window of Deinococcus proteolyticus MRP containing:
- the alr gene encoding alanine racemase, whose product is MTTPESASPTLPPFTRARALISARALRGNLKFLSGKAGVPLLWPMKANAYGHGVEAVAPVAAESEAVWGMAVATPAEALELSSVLHGLNCPKPVVLFGASFPDEWPALVAAGVQLTVSTYAEAAALPSGARAHLKVNTGMNRLGASPAEAVAVGRRLQERGQLAGVFSHFSEAEEADQTLSRQQFRTFQEVARHFPEALHHMGNSSAVLNLGPLPGMDLARPGLSSYGVMPSPGTPELTPAMTLQARITYLHTAAAGERVSYNGLTTLQRDTLIATLPIGYADGYPRRATGQAEVLLAGERRPVLGRVCMDQLMVDATGLDVSTGDWVTLWGQDAGGRELHVSEVAQWSEMAEYEILTRLSVRVERVAVP
- a CDS encoding GNAT family N-acetyltransferase, with amino-acid sequence MTERFAAPPLASPLRWTSGDPAAAALVLQATARSVLERGHPELWPHETLTVAALAQDYPAEGWHIAWQGEQPVGCFVLMDPDPVFWAEKPAGEALYLHKLAVHPLAQGQELNRALLARAEQLTREADRRWLRLDTDVTRPKLQAIYTGFGFTAVDRQQVMGFEVFRYQKEV
- the clpB gene encoding ATP-dependent chaperone ClpB; this translates as MNPERFTESSTQAIAAAQQLAQQNGQQTLTPAHLMRTLLDNDTAARALTLAGADLPALRASLDTQLGKLPRVQGGTGQLYMDNALQRAFQKADTLAEQLGDSFVAADVLLLAVRGEMNDRHLPGEADLNRAVNEQRKGKIVTDKSSEAQFDALNKYGTDLTARARDGKFDPVIGRDEEIRRAMQILLRRTKNNPVLIGEPGVGKTAIAEGLAMRIVSGDVPDGLKDKRIVSLEMGSLLAGAKFRGEFEERLKGVIDEVVQSAGEIILFVDEIHTIVGAGKTEGSPDAGNMLKPALARGELHLIGATTLDEYREIEKDPALERRFQPVFVDEPSVEDTISILRGIKERYQVHHNVEITDPALVAAAQLSNRYITDRQLPDKAIDLIDESAARLRMALESSPERIDQLQRRKLQLEIEREALKKEKDQDSVARLSDIEGQLKTLTDELTETRSRWEAERGEVGKLREKREALDAVRTDIERARRDYDLQKAAELEYGELPKLEKEVQALEQQLKGAEFAHTEVTEEDIASVVSRWTGIPVSKLMEGEREKLLHLEDQLHRRVIGQERAIASVADTIRRARAGLNDPNRPLGSFMFLGPTGVGKTELAKALAEFLFDSSDAMVRIDMSEYMEKHTVARLIGAPPGYVGYEEGGQLTEAVRRRPYSVILLDEIEKAHPDVFNVLLQVLDDGRLTDGQGRTVDFRNTLIILTSNIGSPLILEMQAQGQQPDDIRNAVLEELRGHFRPEFLNRVDDIIVFDALTAENLRQIVDIQLGGLRKRLAERRVTLNLTDAAKDRLAAVGYDPAFGARPLKRAISREIETPLARRILAGDVPDNSVLNVGYENGEFNFEAGALN